A DNA window from Gorilla gorilla gorilla isolate KB3781 chromosome 19, NHGRI_mGorGor1-v2.1_pri, whole genome shotgun sequence contains the following coding sequences:
- the LOC129528089 gene encoding zinc finger protein 862-like has translation MLSQIGDRKWLHGLQAALQNFLKGYPAIVRQLHSAGRGKSDTSQKKPKELLESLLQADIVKFAHFLLDVMNVLSILSCVNKNRNSSIADIFATLESTLEMLQMYQTRLGPKERMVDSATHFHGNCLRGKENICAVRNIVLTHLIKRLQGCFRDASQNVVRATVIGSFKLWPTKINQEFGEKEVSILTAHYEPVLEAANVKLSEVDTEWSMLKLEIYARFQNIPKLTWDFVNSIYLHKYPNILTLVDLVLTLPASSAEAERGFSQMKWTKSHMHAKIKAEIMTDVLIIQLNSPDINNFDPRKAIRLWNARTPSSTGDTRSNSDCSSNSENESD, from the exons ATGCTTTCTCAAATAGGAGACAGGAAGTGGCTTCATGGATTACAGGCAGCCCTCCAGAACTTTCTCAAGGGATATCCTGCAATTGTTCGGCAACTGCACTCA GCAGGCAGAGGCAAAAGTGACACCAGTCAAAAGAAACCCAAAGAACTTCTGGAGTCCCTTCTCCAAGCTGACATTGTTAAATTTGCCCACTTCTTGTTGGATGTCATGAATGTCCTTAGCATTCTGTCCTGTGTCAATAAGAATAGAAATTCCTCAATTGCTGACATATTTGCCACTTTAGAGTCAACGCTGGAAATGCTCCAAATGTATCAAACAAG ACTAGGGCCAAAAGAACGCATGGTGGATTCAGCCACACACTTTCATGGTAACTGCCTCAgagggaaagaaaacatttgtgcTGTGAGAAACATTGTTTTAACACATCTTATCAAGAGACTTCAAGGCTGTTTCAGAGATGCCAGCCAAAATGTGGTGAGGGCTACTGTGATTGGAAGTTTTAAATTGTGGCCCACAAAGATAAATCAAG AATTTGGAGAAAAAGAGGTATCCATCCTGACTGCACATTATGAACCAGTATTAGAAGCTGCCAATGTGAAACTTAGTGAAGTGGATACTGAATGGAGCATGTTGAAATTAGAGATTTATGCCAG ATTTCAGAACATTCCAAAATTGACCTGGGATTTTGTGAATTCCATTTACTTACACAAGTATCCAAATATCCTGACACTAGTCGACCTAGTGTTGACCCTTCCTGCAAGTTCAGCTGAAGCAGAACGTGGCTTTAGTCAGATGAAATGGACCAAGTCACATATGCATGCAAAAATCAAGGCTGAAATTATGACGGATGTCCTAATTATTCAGTTGAATTCTCCAGACATTAATAATTTTGACCCTAGGAAAGCTATCCGTTTATGGAATGCAAGAACACCATCTTCAACTGGTGACACAAGATCTAATTCAGATTGCTCATCAAACTCAGAAAATGAAAGTGATTAG